Proteins encoded by one window of Thermobaculum terrenum ATCC BAA-798:
- the ileS gene encoding isoleucine--tRNA ligase, translating to MFKEVENKSDFVKLEHEVQNWWNQNQILEKYLHKNDNSPERFSFLDGPITANNPMGVHHAWGRTYKDVVQRYHTMLGHRQRYQNGFDCQGLWVEVEVEKELGLKTKRDIEKFGIDRFVEECKKRVLHFADVITRQSIRLAEWMDWDNSYFTMSDENNYTIWGFLKKCYEKGWIYKGHDVMPWCPRCGTGISQHEIVTEGYREIQHLSLFVKFPLLERDNEHLLVWTTTPWTLTSNVAAAVNPDLDYVKIRQGDEIYYLAADAVKNAIKGDYEEVTRLKGADLLGWKYKGPFDELPAQVQEHRVIAWDEVSPEEGTGIVHIAPGCGQEDFALSKEFDLPVIAPIDESGVFLEGFGQLTGKYVHDVAKDIADNLRAKGILYRTQNYLHRYPVCWRCGTELVFRLVDEWFISMDELRPLLMDITEQINWIPSFGKDRELDWLRNMEDWMISKKRYWGLALPIYECQKCGTFEVIGSETELKERAVEGWEQFEGHSPHRPWVDAVKIACKNCGEKVSRIPDVGNPWLDAGIVPFSTLCYRHDRKYWEEWFPADFITESFPGQFRNWFYSLLTMSATLEGKPPFKTVLGYALMRDEKGEEMHKSKGNAIWFDDAADKMGVDVMRWLFCSHNPAQNLNFGYRIGDEVRRRFILPLWNSYSFFVTYARLDNYTPTTEFDKNHLTLLDRWILSRLNTLINDVRYFMDQYDMMNATKKIERFVIDELSNWYIRRNRRRFWKSINDADKQAAYYTLYNCMVTLSKLVAPFIPFIAEEMYQNLVRTHNPASPESVHLCDFPVSNPEMLDAELERSMEAVLQVVELGRAARNESNIKVRQPLRRILVKTPDAQSAEYVKRLQDQILDELNIKEMKLVASAGDLVEYTILPNLPVLGPKYGKLVPKIRQALSIMDASSVAQKVASGEAVSIDVEGQKIELQPEEILVRENNRPGLASASANGYVVALDTEITEDLLHEGIARDVVRHVQSMRKSAGLEIEDRIRIYLQGGDDVLRAIDKYADYIRNETLAESINTQGSPDGAYQEKLEINDQEVLVGIVKVS from the coding sequence ATGTTCAAAGAAGTAGAGAATAAATCTGACTTTGTCAAGCTAGAGCATGAAGTACAAAACTGGTGGAATCAAAATCAAATACTAGAGAAATACCTACATAAGAATGATAACTCTCCAGAAAGATTCTCTTTCCTAGATGGACCAATAACAGCCAATAACCCTATGGGTGTACACCATGCTTGGGGTAGGACCTATAAAGATGTGGTACAGAGATATCATACAATGCTTGGTCATCGTCAGAGATATCAGAATGGATTTGATTGCCAGGGGTTATGGGTCGAAGTTGAGGTTGAAAAAGAGCTCGGACTTAAGACCAAGCGAGATATCGAGAAGTTCGGCATAGACAGGTTCGTAGAGGAATGCAAGAAAAGGGTACTACACTTTGCTGACGTTATAACCAGGCAATCCATTCGCTTAGCTGAGTGGATGGATTGGGACAACTCCTACTTTACTATGTCGGATGAGAACAATTACACCATATGGGGATTCCTCAAGAAGTGCTACGAAAAAGGCTGGATCTACAAGGGGCATGATGTTATGCCTTGGTGCCCTCGATGCGGCACAGGTATCTCTCAACATGAGATAGTTACTGAGGGATACAGGGAGATTCAGCACCTCAGCCTGTTCGTAAAATTCCCTCTGCTAGAACGAGATAACGAGCATCTGCTCGTGTGGACCACAACTCCTTGGACGCTGACCTCGAATGTGGCTGCAGCTGTTAACCCGGATCTAGACTATGTAAAAATCAGACAAGGGGATGAGATTTATTATCTTGCCGCTGACGCTGTAAAGAATGCCATTAAGGGAGATTACGAAGAAGTAACCAGGCTCAAGGGAGCAGATTTACTCGGTTGGAAGTATAAAGGTCCTTTCGATGAACTTCCTGCACAGGTACAAGAACATAGAGTAATAGCCTGGGACGAGGTTAGTCCAGAGGAAGGTACAGGAATAGTCCATATAGCTCCTGGTTGCGGTCAAGAGGACTTCGCCCTTTCCAAAGAGTTCGACCTGCCGGTAATAGCTCCAATCGATGAATCAGGAGTGTTTTTGGAAGGCTTCGGCCAGCTTACTGGCAAGTACGTGCATGATGTGGCTAAGGACATAGCAGATAACCTCAGGGCAAAGGGTATACTCTATAGAACTCAAAACTACCTGCATAGATATCCAGTCTGCTGGCGTTGTGGCACAGAGCTTGTTTTCAGGTTGGTGGATGAATGGTTCATCTCAATGGATGAGCTGCGCCCGCTGCTTATGGATATAACGGAGCAGATAAATTGGATCCCATCCTTCGGTAAGGATAGAGAGCTGGACTGGTTGAGAAACATGGAAGACTGGATGATCAGCAAAAAGCGATATTGGGGTCTGGCTCTTCCAATCTATGAATGTCAGAAATGTGGCACATTCGAGGTCATAGGATCCGAAACTGAGCTCAAGGAAAGGGCTGTCGAAGGATGGGAACAATTCGAAGGCCATAGCCCACATAGACCTTGGGTTGATGCAGTCAAGATAGCATGCAAAAACTGCGGAGAAAAAGTTAGCCGCATTCCAGACGTTGGGAATCCATGGTTAGACGCTGGCATCGTACCCTTCTCAACTTTGTGCTATCGCCATGACCGTAAATACTGGGAAGAATGGTTCCCTGCGGATTTCATAACTGAAAGCTTCCCAGGGCAATTTCGCAACTGGTTCTATTCACTACTTACGATGAGTGCCACCCTTGAAGGCAAACCCCCGTTCAAGACTGTGCTAGGGTACGCCCTAATGAGAGATGAAAAGGGCGAAGAGATGCACAAGAGCAAAGGCAACGCTATATGGTTCGATGACGCCGCAGATAAGATGGGTGTGGATGTAATGCGCTGGTTGTTCTGTAGTCATAATCCAGCGCAGAATCTTAATTTTGGTTACCGTATAGGTGATGAAGTAAGAAGAAGATTTATCCTTCCACTGTGGAACTCCTACAGCTTCTTTGTAACCTACGCTAGATTAGACAACTACACTCCCACTACAGAATTTGACAAAAATCACCTAACGTTGCTGGATAGATGGATACTCTCCAGACTCAATACTCTCATAAATGATGTCAGGTATTTCATGGATCAATACGACATGATGAACGCCACCAAGAAGATAGAGAGATTTGTCATAGACGAACTCTCTAACTGGTACATAAGGCGTAACAGGAGGCGTTTCTGGAAGAGTATAAACGATGCCGATAAGCAGGCAGCTTATTACACACTCTATAACTGCATGGTGACTTTGAGCAAGCTAGTAGCTCCGTTCATCCCATTCATCGCCGAAGAGATGTATCAGAACCTTGTTAGAACACATAATCCTGCTTCTCCAGAGAGCGTCCACCTTTGTGACTTCCCAGTATCCAACCCTGAGATGTTAGATGCGGAGCTGGAAAGATCTATGGAAGCAGTACTTCAGGTAGTGGAGCTAGGCAGGGCAGCCAGAAATGAATCGAATATCAAAGTAAGGCAACCTCTCAGGCGCATCCTGGTCAAAACACCTGATGCGCAGTCAGCTGAGTATGTGAAAAGGCTTCAGGATCAGATATTGGATGAGCTCAATATCAAAGAGATGAAGCTTGTTGCTTCGGCTGGGGACCTAGTCGAATACACAATACTACCTAATCTACCAGTTCTAGGGCCCAAGTACGGCAAACTAGTACCTAAGATCCGTCAAGCCCTATCAATTATGGATGCATCCTCTGTAGCTCAAAAAGTAGCATCTGGTGAAGCGGTATCAATCGATGTAGAAGGACAAAAGATAGAACTCCAGCCTGAAGAGATTTTAGTTCGTGAAAACAATCGCCCCGGCTTGGCAAGTGCGAGTGCCAACGGTTATGTAGTAGCTCTTGATACTGAAATCACTGAGGACCTCCTGCATGAAGGAATAGCTCGTGATGTAGTCAGACATGTACAAAGTATGCGCAAGTCTGCTGGCCTAGAGATAGAGGATCGCATACGCATCTATCTACAAGGGGGAGATGACGTTCTGAGAGCGATTGACAAGTATGCAGACTATATTAGAAACGAAACTTTAGCTGAATCTATCAATACACAAGGTAGTCCAGACGGCGCATATCAGGAGAAGCTGGAGATAAACGATCAAGAAGTGCTGGTCGGGATTGTAAAGGTAAGTTAG
- a CDS encoding class I SAM-dependent methyltransferase, translating into MSAAVELLLLRHRARDKFSRADSMFFTRIGLEQSSSEVVSRYRAQRYKPFENVADLCTGIGGDLIALAEGRSCTAVDIDPVHLKMAEVNANVYEARPSDTVLADVKDLAFEDFEAVFIDPSRRSQDKRILDPRFGEPPLDWCLSISSRIKNIGIKTSPGLDKAIIPEGWEIEFISLRGDLKEAVLWSPSMSTAKRRATLLPGEYTLAALSVAPVVVDNPGRYILDPDPAVTRAGLVSNLAQEIDAWMIDENLAFLSSNRYLATPFAKTWEVLYSGRWGLRHLKQALIDLDAGSVDIRKRRSPIDVEQLRRKLDPVLKGTSRYMVFLTELSGNPWMFICS; encoded by the coding sequence GTGAGTGCCGCTGTAGAGCTTCTGCTTTTAAGACACAGAGCAAGGGATAAATTCAGCCGAGCGGACAGCATGTTCTTTACCAGGATAGGGTTAGAGCAATCTTCTTCTGAGGTGGTATCCAGATATAGGGCTCAACGTTACAAACCGTTTGAGAATGTTGCTGATCTCTGTACAGGTATAGGGGGAGATTTGATCGCTCTTGCTGAGGGGAGATCTTGTACTGCAGTTGATATTGACCCTGTACATCTTAAGATGGCAGAGGTGAATGCTAACGTCTACGAAGCTCGACCATCAGATACTGTGCTGGCAGATGTCAAAGATTTAGCATTCGAAGATTTTGAAGCTGTATTTATAGACCCCTCCAGGAGGTCACAGGATAAGAGGATACTAGACCCTAGATTTGGAGAACCTCCACTTGATTGGTGTCTTTCGATATCGAGTAGAATCAAGAACATCGGTATAAAGACTTCTCCGGGGCTTGACAAGGCCATAATCCCTGAGGGCTGGGAGATTGAGTTTATATCCCTTAGAGGGGATCTAAAAGAGGCTGTCTTATGGTCGCCTAGCATGTCTACCGCGAAAAGAAGAGCTACTTTATTACCGGGAGAATACACATTGGCGGCATTAAGTGTTGCGCCAGTAGTTGTGGATAACCCAGGTAGATATATTTTAGATCCAGATCCAGCTGTTACGCGTGCAGGTTTAGTCTCAAACCTTGCCCAGGAGATAGATGCCTGGATGATCGATGAGAATTTAGCTTTCCTGTCTTCTAATAGATACCTTGCTACACCTTTTGCCAAGACTTGGGAGGTCTTGTACTCGGGAAGGTGGGGATTAAGGCATCTTAAACAAGCTTTGATAGATCTTGACGCCGGATCTGTGGATATAAGGAAGCGTAGATCTCCTATAGATGTTGAACAGCTTCGTAGAAAGCTTGATCCTGTGCTCAAAGGGACTAGTAGATATATGGTTTTCCTAACTGAGCTTAGTGGTAATCCCTGGATGTTTATCTGCAGTTAG
- a CDS encoding HNH endonuclease: MVYNGKAEVLELNGHIIHTPSSSYRCPSVIRLSHLVKRPRPRLRLTRKEVFARDNYTCQYCGKHTRDLTLDHVIPRSRGGRHTWTNLVSACRACNHRKGGKSPEEARMRLLNEPKEPRVSPYYILLQKIQHSVNEEWLKYLPSGW, translated from the coding sequence ATGGTCTATAACGGTAAGGCCGAAGTTTTGGAGCTCAATGGACACATCATCCATACTCCATCTAGCAGTTACAGGTGTCCTTCGGTAATTAGGCTATCTCACCTGGTGAAGCGCCCAAGGCCAAGACTTCGACTTACTAGGAAAGAGGTGTTTGCGCGCGATAATTACACGTGCCAATATTGCGGTAAGCACACCAGGGATTTAACTTTGGATCATGTTATACCTAGATCTAGAGGTGGAAGGCATACCTGGACTAACTTGGTAAGTGCTTGCAGAGCCTGCAATCATCGTAAGGGTGGTAAGAGCCCCGAGGAGGCTAGAATGAGGCTTCTGAACGAGCCAAAAGAGCCTCGTGTTAGCCCTTACTATATACTCCTACAGAAAATACAGCATAGTGTAAACGAAGAGTGGCTTAAGTACCTACCTTCAGGTTGGTAG
- the serS gene encoding serine--tRNA ligase, with translation MLDLRLIREHPDIVKAGLKRRGSDAPIDEVIALDSRRRKILTEVEGLRSERNKVSKQIPRISDKTERESLISRMRQVGNQIESLESELREVESKLHTLLLQIPNIPDPEVPDGKDESDNVVVRQHGEPRELPFDARPHWEIGERLGIIDFAQGQKISGSRFYVLHGDGARLQRALITWMLDLRRQEGYKEVYPPAIVKEETLWASAHLPDFEDTMYHDVEDDVWFIPTAEAPLTGIHMNEIIPVESLPIRYAAYTPCFRREKMSAGKDVRGIKRGHQFDKVEMYHYTLPEDSPKHLEELVKHAEDTAIKLGLTCRVVELCTGDLGFKSRRTFDIEVWSPGVREWLEVSSCSNVGDFQARRAGIRFKRTPKSETEYVHTLNGSGLALPRVMIAILENYQQPDGSVVIPEVLRPYMGGQEVIKS, from the coding sequence GTGCTGGATCTTAGACTTATAAGAGAGCATCCGGATATAGTCAAGGCGGGTCTCAAGCGTAGAGGCTCAGATGCTCCTATCGATGAGGTGATTGCTCTTGACTCCAGAAGGAGGAAAATACTTACAGAGGTTGAGGGACTTAGATCCGAACGCAACAAGGTATCGAAGCAAATCCCTAGGATAAGTGATAAGACCGAGAGAGAATCTCTTATATCTCGGATGCGTCAGGTAGGAAATCAAATTGAGTCTCTGGAAAGTGAGCTGCGTGAGGTCGAGTCCAAGCTACATACATTGTTACTACAGATACCCAACATTCCCGATCCTGAAGTCCCCGACGGTAAGGATGAAAGCGATAACGTAGTCGTACGTCAGCACGGGGAGCCTAGGGAGCTACCATTTGATGCTAGGCCTCATTGGGAGATAGGCGAGAGGCTTGGGATCATAGATTTTGCTCAGGGGCAGAAGATCAGTGGATCACGTTTCTATGTACTTCATGGAGACGGAGCCAGGTTACAAAGGGCTCTCATAACTTGGATGTTGGATCTGCGTAGGCAAGAGGGATACAAGGAGGTTTATCCTCCCGCAATAGTAAAAGAAGAGACTTTATGGGCATCGGCTCACTTACCTGATTTCGAGGATACGATGTATCATGACGTCGAAGACGACGTGTGGTTTATTCCTACTGCAGAAGCTCCTCTGACCGGGATCCACATGAACGAGATAATACCGGTAGAGTCTCTCCCCATTAGGTATGCTGCTTACACACCCTGCTTCAGAAGGGAGAAGATGAGCGCAGGCAAGGACGTGAGGGGTATCAAGAGAGGGCACCAGTTTGACAAGGTGGAGATGTACCACTATACCCTCCCTGAGGACTCTCCAAAACACTTGGAAGAGCTTGTGAAGCATGCCGAGGATACTGCCATCAAGCTCGGGCTTACCTGTAGGGTCGTAGAGCTCTGTACTGGAGACCTAGGATTTAAGTCGCGCAGGACTTTTGATATAGAGGTTTGGTCACCTGGTGTAAGGGAGTGGCTTGAGGTTAGCTCTTGCTCCAATGTAGGGGATTTTCAGGCTAGAAGGGCGGGTATTCGCTTCAAGAGGACTCCTAAGTCTGAGACAGAATACGTGCATACACTGAATGGGTCTGGGCTAGCACTTCCAAGAGTGATGATCGCCATTCTCGAGAACTATCAGCAGCCGGATGGATCAGTGGTTATACCTGAAGTTCTAAGGCCATACATGGGAGGACAAGAGGTCATTAAGAGCTGA
- the prmA gene encoding 50S ribosomal protein L11 methyltransferase has translation MGIEETKQDNKGNNINWIEIKVEADREAVDSVIEIFSRYGYQHTVVIQEPIVDELSWGNYVIDTTKPVIISAYVAEDHYSQQAIDEITKSLWHLNQIRPVGVPQIREISPEDWMEAWKAHYPIIHAGERLVIKPAWLAYSPQNNEIVIELDPGMAFGTGLHPTTRLCLDAIERYMHEESVCLDLGTGSGILAAAMAKLGAKQVLAVDIDPVAVSAAKSTVERNGISDKVQVLEGSIEKATAQYDFIAANIIASVIIELSPRFQEIMSDEGYLVVSGILEERYYEVALSLTANGLKPVDLIQESDWIAIILQKRSG, from the coding sequence TTGGGAATAGAAGAAACAAAGCAAGACAATAAAGGTAATAACATCAATTGGATAGAGATCAAGGTAGAGGCTGACCGAGAAGCCGTTGACTCGGTAATAGAGATATTCTCTAGATATGGCTACCAGCACACAGTGGTTATACAGGAACCAATAGTTGACGAGTTAAGCTGGGGGAATTATGTAATTGATACTACGAAGCCTGTTATAATTTCGGCCTACGTAGCAGAAGATCATTATTCTCAGCAGGCAATCGACGAAATTACGAAGTCGTTATGGCATCTGAATCAGATCAGACCTGTAGGCGTTCCACAAATAAGAGAAATATCTCCAGAAGATTGGATGGAAGCATGGAAGGCTCACTACCCAATAATCCATGCGGGCGAGAGATTGGTAATCAAGCCTGCATGGCTTGCTTATAGTCCGCAAAATAACGAGATAGTCATAGAGCTGGATCCTGGAATGGCGTTCGGTACAGGACTTCATCCAACTACTCGTCTATGCCTGGATGCGATTGAGAGATATATGCATGAGGAATCTGTTTGCCTTGACCTAGGAACCGGATCAGGAATCCTAGCCGCTGCCATGGCTAAACTGGGAGCCAAGCAGGTACTCGCGGTTGATATAGACCCGGTAGCAGTATCTGCAGCTAAATCTACAGTCGAGAGGAATGGTATCTCTGATAAGGTACAGGTTCTGGAAGGTTCTATAGAGAAAGCAACTGCTCAATACGACTTCATAGCTGCCAACATCATAGCAAGCGTGATAATAGAGCTTTCTCCTAGATTTCAGGAGATCATGTCAGATGAGGGTTATCTGGTGGTATCCGGCATTCTCGAGGAAAGGTACTATGAGGTTGCGTTATCACTTACAGCCAATGGCCTTAAACCAGTAGATCTAATACAAGAATCCGATTGGATAGCAATCATTCTTCAAAAGAGATCAGGTTAA
- a CDS encoding ABC transporter ATP-binding protein has translation MAGVVFDHVTKQFGNVTAVNDLTLEVRDREFLVLVGPSGCGKSTALRLIAGLEDVTSGDLYIGDRRVNDVPPKDRDIAMVFQSYALYPHMSVYDNMAFGLKLRKTPKAEIDRRVKEAARMLGIQHLLDRKPKALSGGQRQRVALGRAIVREPQVFLMDEPLSNLDAKLRVQTRAEISKLHQRVQTTTIYVTHDQTEAMTMGDRIAVLRDGVLQQIDTPEVLYDRPANMFVAGFIGSPAMNFFDVRVSMEGDRVFLNHDAFTVEVPARMKDAVGRYNNREIVLGIRPENIEVYPEAPSEDTANIKVDVVEPLGNETILHLLAGDELFVARVHPDMHFQPGQTVAVKFDTNKIHVFDKETEQSLLS, from the coding sequence GTGGCTGGAGTCGTATTCGACCATGTAACTAAACAGTTCGGTAATGTCACAGCGGTAAACGACCTAACTCTCGAGGTAAGGGACAGAGAGTTCCTGGTTTTGGTAGGGCCCTCGGGGTGTGGTAAGAGCACAGCTCTTAGGTTAATAGCAGGACTTGAGGACGTCACCTCTGGTGACCTGTATATAGGTGACCGTAGAGTGAACGATGTCCCTCCCAAGGACAGGGACATAGCAATGGTGTTCCAGAGCTATGCTCTGTATCCGCACATGAGCGTCTATGACAACATGGCGTTCGGACTAAAGTTGAGAAAGACACCGAAGGCTGAGATTGATAGGCGCGTCAAAGAGGCAGCTCGTATGCTCGGTATACAACACCTGCTGGATAGAAAGCCCAAAGCTCTATCCGGCGGTCAGAGGCAGAGAGTAGCACTCGGCAGAGCTATAGTGCGTGAACCGCAGGTCTTCCTCATGGACGAGCCTCTGTCAAACCTTGATGCCAAGCTAAGAGTTCAGACAAGAGCTGAGATCTCCAAGCTTCACCAAAGAGTGCAGACAACTACTATTTACGTTACTCACGACCAAACGGAAGCTATGACCATGGGTGATCGCATCGCGGTTCTGAGAGATGGAGTACTTCAGCAGATAGACACACCAGAAGTGCTTTACGACAGACCTGCTAACATGTTCGTGGCTGGTTTCATAGGGAGCCCAGCAATGAACTTCTTTGATGTACGAGTATCCATGGAAGGTGATCGTGTATTCCTGAATCATGATGCCTTCACTGTTGAAGTACCTGCAAGGATGAAGGATGCAGTTGGTCGTTACAACAATAGGGAAATCGTCCTAGGCATAAGACCCGAGAATATCGAGGTCTATCCGGAAGCCCCAAGCGAGGATACGGCGAACATTAAGGTCGACGTCGTTGAGCCTCTAGGTAATGAGACGATACTGCACCTCTTGGCAGGCGACGAGCTATTTGTCGCCAGGGTACACCCGGATATGCACTTCCAGCCGGGTCAGACCGTGGCTGTCAAGTTCGACACTAACAAGATCCACGTGTTTGATAAGGAAACCGAGCAGAGCCTGCTGTCATAA
- a CDS encoding replication-associated recombination protein A produces the protein MMLPGMENSSEQEDIHSQPLAARMRPRNIDEIVGQEHLLGPGKPLRAAIERDSIPSIILWGPPGTGKTSLAMAIAETTSSNFVHLSAVSVGVPELRRVIESAIRLKRNLRKRTIVFLDEIHRFNKAQQDAVLPHVENGSITLIGATTENPSFEVNSALLSRCRVYVLNPLSEEHIKLILKRAIEDKERGLGSYALQVDDVALEFLADLANGDARIALTALEMAARVANDGHIDVDLIREVVQRKVLLYDKSGDQHYDLISALHKSIRDSDPDGSLYWLGRMLEAGEDPLYIARRLIRIATEDVGMADPNALVVAVAAQQAVHFVGMPEGNLALAEAVVYLCKAPKSNALYRAYEKVKEDIETTRNEPVPLHLRNAPTSLMKALGYGMDYKYAHDFPNAKVDQEHLPESLRGRKYYTPDDSSSS, from the coding sequence ATGATGCTACCGGGTATGGAAAACTCTAGCGAGCAAGAGGATATACACTCTCAACCCTTAGCTGCTCGAATGAGGCCCAGAAATATTGATGAGATAGTGGGGCAGGAACATCTGCTTGGTCCAGGTAAACCACTGAGAGCAGCAATAGAGCGAGATTCCATACCGTCCATCATACTGTGGGGGCCTCCTGGTACTGGAAAGACTTCTCTTGCTATGGCTATAGCTGAGACAACATCCTCGAATTTCGTGCATCTAAGTGCTGTTAGCGTAGGAGTTCCAGAGCTGCGTCGCGTAATAGAATCCGCAATTAGACTGAAACGCAACCTGAGAAAGAGGACGATTGTATTTCTAGATGAGATACATAGATTTAATAAAGCTCAGCAAGATGCAGTACTACCTCACGTTGAAAATGGAAGTATTACCCTGATTGGAGCTACTACTGAGAATCCTAGTTTTGAAGTAAACTCTGCTTTGTTATCAAGGTGTAGAGTGTATGTACTCAACCCTCTGAGCGAGGAGCATATCAAGCTGATCCTGAAGAGAGCGATAGAGGATAAGGAGAGAGGTCTGGGTTCATACGCTCTACAGGTGGACGACGTTGCCTTAGAATTTCTGGCAGATCTTGCTAATGGTGATGCTAGGATAGCTCTGACTGCTCTAGAAATGGCTGCACGTGTTGCTAATGATGGTCATATAGACGTGGACCTGATCAGAGAAGTCGTCCAACGCAAGGTGCTCCTCTATGATAAATCTGGTGACCAGCACTATGATCTTATTAGTGCCCTTCACAAGAGCATAAGAGATTCAGATCCTGATGGTTCACTTTATTGGTTAGGTAGGATGTTGGAGGCAGGAGAGGACCCTCTATATATAGCTCGAAGGCTTATCCGGATAGCCACTGAAGATGTCGGTATGGCCGATCCGAATGCTCTTGTTGTTGCCGTAGCAGCACAACAGGCTGTGCATTTTGTGGGTATGCCCGAAGGCAATCTGGCACTTGCTGAGGCTGTTGTATATCTTTGTAAGGCTCCTAAGAGCAATGCCCTCTATCGTGCTTATGAGAAGGTCAAAGAGGATATCGAGACTACGAGAAACGAGCCTGTGCCATTGCACCTAAGGAATGCTCCCACGTCTCTTATGAAGGCTCTAGGATACGGCATGGATTATAAGTATGCTCATGATTTTCCTAATGCCAAGGTAGATCAGGAACACTTACCAGAATCATTGAGAGGCAGGAAGTACTATACACCTGACGATAGTTCTAGTTCCTAG
- a CDS encoding cation diffusion facilitator family transporter has translation MALLTRDEKKRAAIVSVSAAIILTLAKLLVGLATGSLGMLSEAAHSGLDLIASLITFLSVRIAEAPADSEHPYGHGRFENLSAVVQSILLTFTALFIIYESIQRIFINEALVEPNALAFIVMGLSVAIDYWRSGMLARVAKKYHSQALEADALNFRADMFSSLVVILGLAITSYAQTYVGVNSFLYKADAVAAAIVALFIMFMSVRLGLKGIKVLLDTVPSDLQTRMTEAAASVPGVLRSQPVRLRESGDRLFADVVVTVPRTITLSEAHDITERVEESLRQVEPRTEAVVHVEPGATDQETVLDNIRAIAQQMGIRTHHEEVHQVDGGLEASLHIEVPPDLTLRDAHSLAHRLVSALRQETPSLLRVDTHIEVISESPGERVEIKQSDMDLKRKLKLLAENAVPGCLCKEVRVYRSGEGLQVVLHCQFPGDLSISNVHLDTEKIEHVVRDEIGEAAKVIVHAEPD, from the coding sequence ATGGCTTTGCTCACAAGAGACGAGAAGAAGCGTGCTGCGATAGTATCTGTAAGTGCGGCTATAATACTGACTCTAGCTAAATTGCTAGTAGGTCTAGCTACCGGTAGCCTTGGCATGTTGTCAGAGGCTGCTCACTCTGGATTGGATCTAATCGCTTCCCTGATAACCTTTTTGTCTGTTAGGATAGCCGAAGCTCCCGCAGATAGTGAACATCCTTATGGTCATGGAAGGTTTGAGAATCTTTCTGCAGTTGTTCAGTCCATTCTTCTCACCTTTACAGCACTCTTTATCATTTATGAGTCAATCCAGCGCATATTCATAAATGAAGCCTTAGTAGAGCCTAACGCCCTAGCTTTTATTGTCATGGGACTTAGCGTAGCAATCGACTACTGGCGCTCTGGAATGCTCGCTCGAGTGGCTAAGAAGTATCATAGCCAAGCTCTTGAAGCTGATGCACTGAACTTCAGAGCTGATATGTTCAGCTCGTTAGTCGTGATATTAGGCTTGGCTATAACATCTTATGCTCAGACCTACGTGGGTGTGAACTCTTTCCTTTACAAAGCTGATGCGGTAGCCGCCGCTATAGTTGCGTTGTTCATAATGTTTATGAGTGTCAGACTTGGACTGAAGGGTATAAAGGTGCTGCTGGATACTGTTCCCTCTGACCTGCAAACTCGTATGACTGAAGCTGCTGCATCTGTACCTGGAGTTTTGCGTTCTCAACCAGTCAGGTTAAGAGAATCTGGAGATAGATTATTTGCAGATGTGGTAGTGACTGTGCCTAGAACTATAACTCTGTCTGAGGCTCATGACATAACTGAGAGAGTCGAGGAGTCTCTTCGTCAGGTAGAACCTAGAACGGAGGCTGTGGTTCATGTGGAACCAGGTGCTACTGATCAAGAGACTGTGCTGGATAATATAAGGGCTATTGCTCAGCAGATGGGTATTAGGACTCACCATGAAGAGGTGCATCAAGTAGATGGGGGGCTGGAGGCATCCTTACATATAGAGGTCCCTCCTGATCTTACTTTACGAGATGCTCATTCCCTCGCACACAGGCTAGTGTCAGCTTTGCGCCAGGAAACACCCAGCCTTTTGAGGGTAGATACGCATATCGAGGTAATATCCGAATCTCCTGGGGAGAGAGTCGAGATAAAGCAATCAGATATGGATCTCAAGAGAAAGCTAAAGCTACTAGCTGAAAATGCCGTCCCAGGATGCCTTTGTAAGGAAGTGAGAGTGTACAGATCTGGTGAAGGTTTGCAGGTAGTTTTGCACTGCCAGTTTCCTGGTGATCTCTCCATATCGAACGTGCACCTAGACACAGAGAAGATCGAGCATGTAGTTAGAGACGAGATCGGAGAGGCCGCGAAAGTCATAGTACATGCCGAGCCCGATTAG